Proteins encoded by one window of Acuticoccus sp. MNP-M23:
- a CDS encoding N-formylglutamate amidohydrolase, whose translation MRQLPLPTFPFGLLGPDDPAPVERTGPPLSPWFLTCDHGGNHVPAALDLGVGDADLARHIGYDIGAAAVARIMATRLAAELVIQIYSRLVIDCNRPPSEPSAFPERSDGTEILGNIDLTGRDGASRTAEIFHPYHAAIEAALDRRADAGVATHLVAVHSYTPAHGEHPEPRPWPVCVLFDKDPSLSLALSRVLAEDGVLVGENVPYQVGALGDYTVPVHGERRKIPHTLIEVRQDLIGDEAGQREWAERLSLALPRAMAACERKLP comes from the coding sequence ATGCGCCAACTCCCTCTGCCCACTTTTCCCTTCGGCCTCCTGGGGCCTGACGATCCCGCCCCGGTTGAGCGGACCGGCCCGCCGCTGAGCCCGTGGTTTCTCACCTGCGACCATGGGGGCAACCATGTCCCGGCAGCGCTGGACCTTGGCGTCGGCGACGCGGACCTTGCCCGTCACATCGGCTACGATATCGGCGCTGCGGCCGTGGCGCGGATCATGGCCACGCGCCTTGCTGCCGAACTTGTGATCCAGATTTATTCGCGCCTGGTGATCGACTGCAACCGCCCGCCCAGCGAGCCGAGCGCCTTTCCGGAGCGTTCCGACGGCACCGAAATCTTGGGCAATATCGATCTCACGGGCCGCGACGGCGCGTCGCGCACTGCCGAGATCTTTCACCCCTATCACGCCGCGATCGAGGCGGCGCTCGACCGGCGGGCGGATGCGGGCGTCGCGACCCATCTGGTGGCAGTCCACTCCTACACCCCTGCCCACGGCGAACATCCGGAGCCGCGCCCCTGGCCGGTGTGCGTGCTGTTCGACAAGGATCCGTCACTGTCGCTGGCGCTGTCCAGGGTTCTGGCGGAGGACGGTGTTCTGGTGGGCGAGAACGTGCCCTACCAGGTCGGCGCGCTGGGCGACTATACCGTCCCCGTGCACGGGGAGCGGCGCAAAATTCCCCACACTCTCATCGAGGTCCGGCAGGATCTCATCGGCGACGAGGCCGGACAGCGCGAATGGGCCGAGCGGCTCAGCCTGGCGCTGCCGAGGGCCATGGCTGCGTGCGAAAGGAAACTCCCATGA
- a CDS encoding glutamine synthetase family protein has product MTIRFEDPRAAMVGNVELSAVLRGRSFPIERLDDILSAGLPWVPTNSCISASNSIPPDNPFGPIGETKLVAIPETRMLLPSRDDRPTMALYLSEITHHDGAFWEVCARSQLRRALDELKTRHGLTMKIGFEQELYISGLENVHTPAYSLAGSRRVSGFAAEVQQILGTANTRVDQFAAEYGEHQFEISHPVRDALRGCDDVVLAREAIRDTARGHGAHATFAPKPDMAQAGSGIHIHFSLWDEDGPRTAHSGALTATSGAFAAGILKNIEAVMAFATPSPNSFQRISESSWVGVFACLGVRNREAAIRLCPRSPKADGSHPGASLEYRLCDGAANPYLALAAIVRAGMMGLDEALDPPVSADMDPAKMTPEARAERGYRRVPHELQPCLTAAAPIATAWFGETFWQAYDSVRRNEVNDAEKAGAHYPAQLARAI; this is encoded by the coding sequence ATGACCATCCGTTTCGAGGACCCCCGCGCGGCAATGGTGGGCAACGTGGAGCTTTCGGCGGTGCTGCGCGGCCGCTCCTTCCCCATCGAGCGGCTGGACGACATCCTGTCCGCCGGCCTCCCGTGGGTGCCGACCAACAGCTGCATCTCCGCATCCAACAGCATTCCGCCGGACAACCCGTTCGGCCCCATCGGCGAAACCAAACTCGTCGCCATCCCCGAAACGCGGATGCTCCTGCCGTCCCGCGACGACCGCCCCACCATGGCGCTGTACCTGTCCGAAATCACGCACCACGACGGTGCATTCTGGGAGGTCTGCGCCCGCTCGCAGCTCCGCCGTGCGCTGGATGAGCTGAAGACCAGGCACGGCCTCACCATGAAGATCGGCTTCGAGCAGGAGCTCTACATCTCCGGGCTGGAAAACGTTCACACCCCCGCCTACTCCCTGGCAGGCTCCCGCCGCGTTTCGGGCTTTGCGGCAGAGGTGCAGCAGATCCTCGGCACCGCCAACACGCGGGTGGACCAGTTTGCCGCCGAATATGGCGAGCACCAGTTCGAGATCTCGCACCCCGTGCGCGATGCACTGCGCGGCTGCGACGACGTGGTGCTGGCGCGCGAGGCCATCCGCGACACCGCCAGAGGCCACGGCGCCCACGCCACCTTTGCGCCCAAGCCCGACATGGCGCAGGCCGGCAGCGGCATCCACATCCACTTCAGCCTGTGGGATGAAGATGGCCCGCGCACCGCGCACAGCGGCGCGCTGACCGCAACCTCAGGCGCGTTTGCGGCCGGCATCCTCAAAAACATCGAGGCGGTGATGGCGTTTGCGACGCCCTCCCCCAACTCCTTCCAGCGCATTTCCGAATCAAGCTGGGTCGGCGTGTTCGCCTGCCTGGGCGTGCGCAACCGCGAGGCTGCCATCCGCCTATGCCCGCGCAGCCCGAAGGCGGACGGCTCCCACCCCGGCGCATCGCTTGAATACCGGCTTTGCGATGGCGCCGCGAACCCCTACCTGGCGCTGGCCGCCATCGTCCGCGCCGGCATGATGGGCCTCGACGAAGCGCTGGACCCGCCCGTCAGCGCTGATATGGACCCGGCCAAGATGACGCCCGAGGCGCGGGCGGAACGGGGCTATCGGCGGGTGCCGCACGAGCTGCAGCCTTGCCTCACCGCTGCCGCGCCAATTGCCACCGCATGGTTTGGCGAAACCTTCTGGCAGGCGTACGATTCCGTTCGCCGTAACGAAGTCAACGATGCCGAGAAAGCGGGCGCGCACTATCCGGCGCAGCTCGCCCGTGCCATCTAG